A section of the Macadamia integrifolia cultivar HAES 741 chromosome 9, SCU_Mint_v3, whole genome shotgun sequence genome encodes:
- the LOC122089213 gene encoding BTB/POZ domain-containing protein At1g30440-like isoform X1 — protein MEVIIISTACICSIRESVRKIKQKNKGRRKRKTERTHSWSISTICEVARCHFLPQKTRFCTTGLPSDVVVEVGEMSFHLHKFPLLSRSGVLEKLIAEASDGGEEDCVIQLPDIPGGAKTFELVARFCYGVKLELTASNVVYLRCAAEHLEMTEEYGEGNLIAQTELFLNQVVLRSWKDSLKALQSCEDVLPQAEDLNIVKRCIESLAVKACTDPNLFGWPMMENGGLMQSPGGSVLWNGISTGARPRNASSDWWYEDVSTLSLPLCKRLISVMESRGIRQDIIAGSLVFYAKRYLPGLKRRQGVSESSTRLVPAALGTPPSEEDQKLLLEEIDRLLPMQKGLTSTKFLFGMLRTAMILHASPSCISNLEKRIGMQLDQATLEDLLMPTFSYSMETLYNVDCIQRILEHFLTMDQATGGASPCSDDGQLMGSPSLTPITMVAKLIDGYLAEVAPDINLKLPKFQALAATVPEYARPLDDGLYRSIDIYLKAHPWLTDSEREQLCRLMDCQKLSLEACTHAAQNERLPLRVIVQVLFFEQLQLRTSIAGCFLVSDNLDGSRQLRSGFAGSTDGGWATAVRENQVLKVGMDNMRMRVSELEKECSNMRQEIEKLGRVKTSSTWGSVSKKFGFKLKSQMCSAQEGSVNNQNRDVSGKAEKVKDRNVKHRKNLSTEG, from the exons ATGGAGGTCATCATCATCTCAACAGCCTGCATCTGTTCCATCAGAGAATCagttagaaaaataaaacaaaaaaataaaggaagaagaaagagaaaaacagagagaaCCCATTCGTGGAGCATAAGTACCATCTGCGAAGTTGCACGATGTCACTTTTTGCCTCAAAAGACTAG GTTCTGTACAACTGGACTGCCCAGTGATGTTGTTGTTGAAGTTGGGGAGATGTCCTTCCATCTCCACAAG TTTCCTTTGCTTTCTAGGAGTGGGGTTTTGGAAAAGTTAATTGCAGAAGCGTCagatggaggagaagaagaCTGTGTTATACAGCTACCTGACATCCCTGGTGGGGCAAAAACATTTGAACTTGTTGCGAGGTTTTGTTATGGGGTGAAACTTGAACTCACTGCGTCAAATGTTGTTTACCTTCGATGTGCTGCTGAACATCTTGAGATGACTGAGGAATATGGTGAGGGAAATTTGATTGCACAGACTGAACTTTTCCTTAACCAAGTTGTTCTTCGTAGCTGGAAAGACTCTCTAAAGGCACTCCAAAGTTGTGAAGATGTCCTTCCCCAGGCTGAAGACCTCAACATCGTTAAGCGGTGTATAGAGTCTCTTGCTGTGAAGGCATGTACGGACCCAAATCTTTTTGGTTGGCCCATGATGGAGAATGGTGGGCTTATGCAGAGCCCAGGGGGAAGTGTCTTATGGAATGGTATAAGCACAGGAGCCAGGCCAAGAAATGCAAGTTCAGATTGGTGGTATGAAGATGTATCTACTTTAAGTCTACCTCTATGTAAGAGACTGATCTCAGTTATGGAATCTCGAGGCATTAGACAGGATATAATTGCTGGGTCCCTTGTGTTCTATGCAAAAAGATACCTACCTGGCTTGAAAAGACGGCAAGGTGTCAGTGAGTCTAGTACACGTCTTGTTCCTGCAGCTTTGGGAACTCCCCCATCTGAAGAGGACCAGAAGCTTCTACTTGAAGAGATTGATCGATTATTGCCCATGCAAAAGGGTCTTACCTCAACTAAGTTCCTTTTTGGGATGCTTCGTACAGCGATGATCCTTCATGCCAGCCCATCTTGCATatcaaacttggagaaaagAATTGGAATGCAACTGGACCAAGCTACGTTGGAAGACCTCTTGATGCCCACCTTCTCTTATTCCATGGAAACTCTTTACAATGTTGACTGTATACAGCGGATTCTTGAACACTTCTTGACTATGGATCAGGCAACTGGCGGGGCCTCCCCATGCTCGGATGACGGACAGTTGATGGGATCACCTTCTCTCACACCAATCACAATGGTAGCCAAACTGATAGATGGGTACCTTGCGGAGGTTGCTCCTGATATTAATTTGAAGCTCCCCAAGTTTCAAGCATTGGCTGCTACTGTTCCTGAATATGCCAGACCATTAGATGATGGGCTTTATCGTTCAATTGACATATACCTGAAG GCACACCCATGGCTCACGGATTCTGAAAGAGAACAGCTTTGCAGGCTTATGGACTGCCAGAAGCTCTCCCTGGAAGCTTGCACCCATGCAGCACAGAATGAGAGGCTGCCTCTTAGAGTAATTGTCCAAGTTCTCTTCTTCGAACAGCTTCAGCTGAGGACTTCAATTGCTGGTTGCTTTTTGGTCTCTGACAATCTTGATGGATCTAGACAGTTAAGGAGTGGGTTTGCAGGGTCAACTGATGGGGGTTGGGCCACAGCCGTAAGGGAGAACCAAGTTTTGAAAGTGGGAATGGATAACATGAGGATGCGGGTTTCTGAGCTTGAGAAGGAGTGTTCAAACATGAGGCAGGAGATCGAGAAGTTGGGCCGAGTGAAAACTTCAAGCACATGGGGCAGTGTATCTAAAAAGTTCGGATTCAAGCTGAAGTCACAGATGTGCAGCGCCCAAGAGGGGTCTGTCAATAACCAGAATAGGGATGTAAGTGGAAAGGCTGAGAAGGTGAAGGACAGAAATGTGAAGCATAGGAAAAACTTGTCTACAGAGGGGTAA
- the LOC122089213 gene encoding BTB/POZ domain-containing protein At1g30440-like isoform X2, with the protein MSSKFPVSEMACMKLGSKTDAFQRQGQAWFCTTGLPSDVVVEVGEMSFHLHKFPLLSRSGVLEKLIAEASDGGEEDCVIQLPDIPGGAKTFELVARFCYGVKLELTASNVVYLRCAAEHLEMTEEYGEGNLIAQTELFLNQVVLRSWKDSLKALQSCEDVLPQAEDLNIVKRCIESLAVKACTDPNLFGWPMMENGGLMQSPGGSVLWNGISTGARPRNASSDWWYEDVSTLSLPLCKRLISVMESRGIRQDIIAGSLVFYAKRYLPGLKRRQGVSESSTRLVPAALGTPPSEEDQKLLLEEIDRLLPMQKGLTSTKFLFGMLRTAMILHASPSCISNLEKRIGMQLDQATLEDLLMPTFSYSMETLYNVDCIQRILEHFLTMDQATGGASPCSDDGQLMGSPSLTPITMVAKLIDGYLAEVAPDINLKLPKFQALAATVPEYARPLDDGLYRSIDIYLKAHPWLTDSEREQLCRLMDCQKLSLEACTHAAQNERLPLRVIVQVLFFEQLQLRTSIAGCFLVSDNLDGSRQLRSGFAGSTDGGWATAVRENQVLKVGMDNMRMRVSELEKECSNMRQEIEKLGRVKTSSTWGSVSKKFGFKLKSQMCSAQEGSVNNQNRDVSGKAEKVKDRNVKHRKNLSTEG; encoded by the exons GTTCTGTACAACTGGACTGCCCAGTGATGTTGTTGTTGAAGTTGGGGAGATGTCCTTCCATCTCCACAAG TTTCCTTTGCTTTCTAGGAGTGGGGTTTTGGAAAAGTTAATTGCAGAAGCGTCagatggaggagaagaagaCTGTGTTATACAGCTACCTGACATCCCTGGTGGGGCAAAAACATTTGAACTTGTTGCGAGGTTTTGTTATGGGGTGAAACTTGAACTCACTGCGTCAAATGTTGTTTACCTTCGATGTGCTGCTGAACATCTTGAGATGACTGAGGAATATGGTGAGGGAAATTTGATTGCACAGACTGAACTTTTCCTTAACCAAGTTGTTCTTCGTAGCTGGAAAGACTCTCTAAAGGCACTCCAAAGTTGTGAAGATGTCCTTCCCCAGGCTGAAGACCTCAACATCGTTAAGCGGTGTATAGAGTCTCTTGCTGTGAAGGCATGTACGGACCCAAATCTTTTTGGTTGGCCCATGATGGAGAATGGTGGGCTTATGCAGAGCCCAGGGGGAAGTGTCTTATGGAATGGTATAAGCACAGGAGCCAGGCCAAGAAATGCAAGTTCAGATTGGTGGTATGAAGATGTATCTACTTTAAGTCTACCTCTATGTAAGAGACTGATCTCAGTTATGGAATCTCGAGGCATTAGACAGGATATAATTGCTGGGTCCCTTGTGTTCTATGCAAAAAGATACCTACCTGGCTTGAAAAGACGGCAAGGTGTCAGTGAGTCTAGTACACGTCTTGTTCCTGCAGCTTTGGGAACTCCCCCATCTGAAGAGGACCAGAAGCTTCTACTTGAAGAGATTGATCGATTATTGCCCATGCAAAAGGGTCTTACCTCAACTAAGTTCCTTTTTGGGATGCTTCGTACAGCGATGATCCTTCATGCCAGCCCATCTTGCATatcaaacttggagaaaagAATTGGAATGCAACTGGACCAAGCTACGTTGGAAGACCTCTTGATGCCCACCTTCTCTTATTCCATGGAAACTCTTTACAATGTTGACTGTATACAGCGGATTCTTGAACACTTCTTGACTATGGATCAGGCAACTGGCGGGGCCTCCCCATGCTCGGATGACGGACAGTTGATGGGATCACCTTCTCTCACACCAATCACAATGGTAGCCAAACTGATAGATGGGTACCTTGCGGAGGTTGCTCCTGATATTAATTTGAAGCTCCCCAAGTTTCAAGCATTGGCTGCTACTGTTCCTGAATATGCCAGACCATTAGATGATGGGCTTTATCGTTCAATTGACATATACCTGAAG GCACACCCATGGCTCACGGATTCTGAAAGAGAACAGCTTTGCAGGCTTATGGACTGCCAGAAGCTCTCCCTGGAAGCTTGCACCCATGCAGCACAGAATGAGAGGCTGCCTCTTAGAGTAATTGTCCAAGTTCTCTTCTTCGAACAGCTTCAGCTGAGGACTTCAATTGCTGGTTGCTTTTTGGTCTCTGACAATCTTGATGGATCTAGACAGTTAAGGAGTGGGTTTGCAGGGTCAACTGATGGGGGTTGGGCCACAGCCGTAAGGGAGAACCAAGTTTTGAAAGTGGGAATGGATAACATGAGGATGCGGGTTTCTGAGCTTGAGAAGGAGTGTTCAAACATGAGGCAGGAGATCGAGAAGTTGGGCCGAGTGAAAACTTCAAGCACATGGGGCAGTGTATCTAAAAAGTTCGGATTCAAGCTGAAGTCACAGATGTGCAGCGCCCAAGAGGGGTCTGTCAATAACCAGAATAGGGATGTAAGTGGAAAGGCTGAGAAGGTGAAGGACAGAAATGTGAAGCATAGGAAAAACTTGTCTACAGAGGGGTAA